CTTGCCATGAAGAATTTCGAGCTCAATCTGAAATCCACCATGCTCTGTTGCCGTGAAGCGGTTAAAATCATGAAGCCGCAATCTTATGGCCGGATCGTCAATATGAGCTCGCTGGTGTATCGCGGGAGCCCGGGCCAGTTCAGTTACGCAGCCTCGAAAGGGGGGATCTTCTCGTTCACCCGCTCGCTTGCCCTGACGCTTGGGGCGCATAATATCACAGCCAATGCGCTTGCGCCCGCTCTGGTCGAGGTGGAGGTCTTTGTTCGCGCACTTGGCCCGGAACGGTGGGCAGCTCTCGCCAAAGCGTCAGCAGAACGCTATCCATTAGGCCGGATCGCTACGCCCGATGATGTGGCCAGAGCGGCACTCTTTTTCGCTTCGGACGATGCGGCGTTCATTACCGGCCAGATCCTCGAAATTTCCGGCGGCGCAAGACTGTAAGCAGTTGATAATGGATAGTTGACAGTTGATAGTTTGAAGAGGAGGCGGTTACGTTGTCGTGTCAAATGAGTCGCCTGCGGCATGATCAACGATCCATTGCCAATTGTCAACTTTCCATTGTTTCCTGTCCGCCGATTGTTCATATTTAGTGTTAATAGTGTATTGTTCCCCTGATTCTTCAGTTAATTATTCCTCATTCATCATGTCACTTTCTTCAGCCAGAGCATTCCTTGACAAAATTATGGCAGACGATGAACTGCGTCTTCAGCTTGTGGACGATCTCCTGAAGTCAAGAATGGAGCTTATCAAAAAGGCAGGATTCGAGTTTACCGAGGAGGAACTCGATCATGCAAAATCGAACATGCCTCCCGGAGCGCTTGGCCATGAGGGTGGGTGGTTCTGCCAGGTGCTGCTTGACGAGCGTAACAAGCGCGGTGGCTATTGCGGTGGCGGCGTATGGCACTGAGGCCATTTGGTCCGTTCGGTTATACTTTCCAATCATGCGCGTGCAGTCGCGCTTAAACAGGAGGTCGGTTCATGTATCCGATTCAGATAGGCAATTACGATTTCAAAAGGCTTTACCTCTGGTTGCAGCATTCCGACAAGCTCCCGTTTTTCACGGAAATTGTCATCGAAGTGTTCTATCCGAACAACATGCAGGCCGACGGGCTAGTGATGTTCAACCATGGGTTTCTGATCGGTACCGACCTGTTATTTTATCCGAAGCAGTTCATCAGCAAGCTTACTAATCAGGATACGCCGCTTTTTCAGGTCAATCCCTCCTGGTACTACAACTACTCGCAGGCGGCTATCAACAACAACTGGGCCTTGGGCTTTGTGACCACCGCCCATTTGCAGTTCGACATGATGCCCTGGACCAATCTCGGCGGAAATCCGCGCGTCGGGCAGGCGGCGTATGCGGCCGCATCGTACCTCATCAAGTACGGCGCGACGCACAAGTACGACGATCACGAATCGGTCATGAAAGCGCGGTTCCTGCGTGCAGATGCCTCCAGCAACAACAGTATGCTCAACCGGGTCATCTTTGCGGGCCATTCGGTTGGCGGTGCTCATGCGCAGGTTGCTGCGACCGGGTTCGATGCCTTGCAGGAGATCGGAGCCCGGAACCTGATGCCGTTCGATCCCGTTTTCTACAACCGTGAGGTGACGCCCGATCACACGCTTCCGATGTCGAAGTGGGATGAATCGAGCCGGGCGCGTCCGATCGGTCTGCTTCAGCTTTCGCCGGTCGATGGCGCAGGAGGCAAGACCGTACCGTACCTTGCTCCTGGCATGAAGCCCTACCGTGAGCATCTGGCGAGCGTGGCCATGCCCAATCTGATGGTGACGGGCGCTTGCGACAGTGCATGCCTCGATCCGAAAAACTCCGATCCTCCGGCCTGGATCGATGTTGCTGACAGAAGCACCAGCCAGTACGCCCAGATGGCCTACGGTAGCAGCAATTCATGGGCTGCGACCTGCATGGTGGAGCGGGGAAGCCATTGCGGTTATCTCGCCCACCACAATGATCTCTGCACGCAGGCCGACAAGAAGAGCCTGTGCGATCCGTCGGTTACCCCCTACACGGCCAAGCAGGAGGAGTACCGTTTCAGCAATGAACTGCTCGATCAGTACATCGGCTTCGTTGCCGGCAAAGATCCTGCGAACTGCTCATTTGATACCT
This portion of the Chlorobaculum parvum NCIB 8327 genome encodes:
- a CDS encoding Nif11-like leader peptide family natural product precursor, yielding MSLSSARAFLDKIMADDELRLQLVDDLLKSRMELIKKAGFEFTEEELDHAKSNMPPGALGHEGGWFCQVLLDERNKRGGYCGGGVWH
- a CDS encoding SDR family NAD(P)-dependent oxidoreductase produces the protein MKNFELNLKSTMLCCREAVKIMKPQSYGRIVNMSSLVYRGSPGQFSYAASKGGIFSFTRSLALTLGAHNITANALAPALVEVEVFVRALGPERWAALAKASAERYPLGRIATPDDVARAALFFASDDAAFITGQILEISGGARL